The following is a genomic window from Citrifermentans bemidjiense Bem.
TGCCTTGCAAAAACAGGCCTGCTCTGTTAGTCTGCGGCTGCAAAAAAATTAACATCGGCTTAGTCTGTGCAAAACCCGATAACCTACTGTATTTACCTATCTTATTTATTATCAACAGTTGTTGATAAATCTGTTTAAAAACAGTGAAAAAAAAGGCCTCTCTCCATGGAAAATATTTGGCTGGAAGCCCAGACAAATCTTAAGCAAGTATTAACCGAACAGACATACAGTACGTGGATCGACCCATTGAAGTTTCTGGGCGCCACCGTTGACACCATAGTCCTCGAAGTCCCCAGTTCATTCTTTCAAAAGTGGGTTACTGACAAATATCTGGCCATGATCAAGGAAGCCATCTCCGCGGTCAACGGCAAAAGCTACCAGATAGAGTTCCATGTCGCCGAAGAGAAGCCGGAGGCAGCTCACGAGGCAAAGCCCGAAAAAGAGGCCAAGCCTGCCAGGGAGAAAGAAAGGGATAAGGACAAGGAAAAAGAGAAGGATAGAGAAAAGGAAAAGAAGGAGCTGGTTCCCAATCTGAACCCCAAGTACACCTTCGAGTCTTTCGTCTCGGGTCCTAGCAACCAGTTCGCGTATGCAGCTTCCCAGGCGGTGGCGAACAAGCCGGCTACCAATTACAACCCGCTTTTCATCTACGGCGGTGTAGGTCTTGGAAAGACGCACCTGGTCAACGCCATCGGCAACCATATCCTGGCCAAGAACCCGAAGGCGAAGATCTGCTATTACTCCTCCGAAAAGTTCATGAACGAGATGATCAACTCGCTCCGCTACAAGAAGATGGACGAGTTCCGCAACAAGTTCCGGAAAATGGACCTGCTGCTCATCGACGACATACAGTTCATGGCCGGAAAAGAGGCCACGCAGGAAGAGTTCTTCCACACCTTCAATGCGCTCTACGAGTCGCACAAGCAGATCGTGGTCACCTCCGATAAGTTCCCGAAGGACATCCCAGGGCTCGAGGAGCGGTTGAGAAGCCGTTTCGAATGGGGGCTGATCGCGGACATCCAGCCACCGGGAGTGGAGACCAAAGTCGCCATTCTCAAGAAGAAGTCCGACATGCACGCGGTCAACCTGCCCGACGACGTGGCTCTTTTTCTAGCGGAAGGCGCGAACAGCAACATCCGCGAGTTGGAAGGGATGCTGATCAGGCTGGAGGCGTTTGCAAGCCTCACCGGCCAGGAGATAACGCTCAGCATGGCCCGCGAGGTGATGAAGGACATCATCGTCGAGAAGACCCGCGACATCACCGTCGAGATGATACAGAAGACCGTGGCGGAGCACTTCCGCATCAAGGTATCCGAACTGAAGTCCGACAAAAGGATCAAGACCCTCGTGGTACCGCGCCAGATAGCGATCTACATCTGCCGCGAGCTGACCAAGGCGTCCTACCCGGAAATAGGCGAGAAGTTCGGGGGGAAGGACCACTCCACCATCATCCACTCGGTAAAAAAGATTGAGAAGCAGATCGCGGGTGACGATGAGTTTAAGGCGACTGTGGAAGACATAAGGAAAAAGCTGTTCACTTAAAGGGGAAAACTGTGCATAACTTTCCCCTTCAGCGCGGTGTCAAAAAGGCCTGTGCAGAAACAAGCCAAACTCAACAGATTATGCCTGTGACTTTCCAGAGCAAAAAACGGCGGCTTTTCAAAGGGTAAGAGGGCTTGTCCACTTATCAACAGGCCACTATCTACTACTACTTTAAAAACTTTAAAAACATAATAGAAAAAGAACCGGGGGACACATGGAGTTCAGAATCAGCAAAGAGATTTTTATGAAAGCCCTCCAGAGAATCCAGGGTATCGTAGAAAAACGCAATACCATGCCGATTCTCTCCAACGCGCTGCTGGAGGTTCAAAACGACCAGCTCTTCATCACGGCCACCGATCTCGAGGTAGGCATGAAGAGCTCCTACCCCACTGCCGTCATCAGGGAAGGAAAGATCACCGTATCGGCCAAAAAGCTTTACGAGATCGTCAAGGAGATGCCGGACGAGGAGATTCACTTCACCACCAAGGACAACGACTGGGTAGAGATCACCTGCGGCAAGGCGCGATTCAACATAGTCGGGCTTTCATCCGAAGAGTTCCCTTATTTCCCCAAGGTGAAGGAAGAGAGCTTCCTGGTCTTCAAGAACGAGATTCTCGCAGACATGATCGAGAAGACCTCCTATGCCATCTGCTATGACGAGACCAAGTACAACCTGAACGGCGTCTTCATCAAAGCGTTCGACGAAAACGGAGAGAACGTGCTCAAGATGGTGGCGACAGACGGTCACCGACTATCCGTCTCTCAGAAAGCGATCACCGGCAACATCACTTCCGAGCTCTCCAAAGGGGTCATCTTCCCCAAGAAGGGTATCTTCGAGCTGAAAAAGATGGTGGAGGAGGAAGACGGGGAGATCATGCTCGGCTTCATGGACAACTCCGCGGTCATCAAGAAAGGGAACACGGTGGTGGTCATGCGGCTCATCGACGGCGAGTTCCCGGACTACACCAAGGTGATTCCAGCCAGCAACGACCGGATCGTGCAGATAAACCGCGACAAGTTCCTGCACTCGCTGAAAAGGATGGCGATCCTCTCCAGCGAGAAGTTCAAGGGGGTCAAGATAGAGGTGAACCCCGAGCTGGTGATTATCTCGTCCAGCAACCCGGAACTCGGCGAGGCGCGCGAAGAGATCGAGGTCCAATACGAAGGCAACAACATCTCGGCCCGCTTCAACGCGAAGTACCTGATCGACGTCCTGTCGGTAA
Proteins encoded in this region:
- the dnaA gene encoding chromosomal replication initiator protein DnaA; the protein is MENIWLEAQTNLKQVLTEQTYSTWIDPLKFLGATVDTIVLEVPSSFFQKWVTDKYLAMIKEAISAVNGKSYQIEFHVAEEKPEAAHEAKPEKEAKPAREKERDKDKEKEKDREKEKKELVPNLNPKYTFESFVSGPSNQFAYAASQAVANKPATNYNPLFIYGGVGLGKTHLVNAIGNHILAKNPKAKICYYSSEKFMNEMINSLRYKKMDEFRNKFRKMDLLLIDDIQFMAGKEATQEEFFHTFNALYESHKQIVVTSDKFPKDIPGLEERLRSRFEWGLIADIQPPGVETKVAILKKKSDMHAVNLPDDVALFLAEGANSNIRELEGMLIRLEAFASLTGQEITLSMAREVMKDIIVEKTRDITVEMIQKTVAEHFRIKVSELKSDKRIKTLVVPRQIAIYICRELTKASYPEIGEKFGGKDHSTIIHSVKKIEKQIAGDDEFKATVEDIRKKLFT
- the dnaN gene encoding DNA polymerase III subunit beta — its product is MEFRISKEIFMKALQRIQGIVEKRNTMPILSNALLEVQNDQLFITATDLEVGMKSSYPTAVIREGKITVSAKKLYEIVKEMPDEEIHFTTKDNDWVEITCGKARFNIVGLSSEEFPYFPKVKEESFLVFKNEILADMIEKTSYAICYDETKYNLNGVFIKAFDENGENVLKMVATDGHRLSVSQKAITGNITSELSKGVIFPKKGIFELKKMVEEEDGEIMLGFMDNSAVIKKGNTVVVMRLIDGEFPDYTKVIPASNDRIVQINRDKFLHSLKRMAILSSEKFKGVKIEVNPELVIISSSNPELGEAREEIEVQYEGNNISARFNAKYLIDVLSVMEQREVELKLKDELSPVIMKAAAEEEFLAVIMPMRL